One region of Oncorhynchus mykiss isolate Arlee chromosome 8, USDA_OmykA_1.1, whole genome shotgun sequence genomic DNA includes:
- the LOC110530711 gene encoding cold-inducible RNA-binding protein B isoform X3 — MSDEGKLFVGGLSFDTTEESLAEAFAKYGNIAKVDVIRDKETGRSRGFGFVKYDNAEDAKDALDGMNGKSVDGRTIRVDEAGKGGGRSGGGGGGFRGSRGGGGYGGGGGGGYGGGDRGYGERSYGGGGGDRSYGGGGGDRSYGSGGGYRSGGGGGYSSGGGGYRDNRGQGGYGDRSGGSYRDSYDSYADE, encoded by the exons ATGTCCGACGAAGGAAAACTTTTCGTCGGTGGCCTGAGCTTCGACACAACAGAAGAATCTCTGGCTGAAGCTTTCGCTAAGTATGGAAACATAGCAAAAG TTGATGTCATCAGGGACAAAGAAACGGGAAGATCTCGTGGATTCGGCTTCGTAAAGTACGATAATGCCGAGGATGCAAAGGATGCATTGGATGGCATGAACGGCAAG TCAGTTGACGGCAGAACAATTCGTGTGGACGAGGCAGGCAAGGGTGGTGGTCGTTCTGGAGGCGGAGGTGGTGGATTCAGAGGGTCCAGAGGCGGTGGTGGATATGGCGGTGGAG GTGGTGGAGGATATGGTGGTGGTGACAGGGGATATGGTGAGAGGAGCTATGGAGGTGGCGGCGGAGACCGGAGCTATGGAGGTGGCGGCGGAGACCGGAGCTATGGAAGTGGTGGTGGATACAGGAGCGGCGGTGGTGGAGGATACTCTTCCGGTGGCGGAGGATACAGGGACAATAG GGGCCAGGGAGGCTACGGGGATCGCTCTGGGGGATCCTACAGAGACAGCTACGACAGTTATG CTGACGAGTAA
- the LOC110530711 gene encoding cold-inducible RNA-binding protein B isoform X1, whose protein sequence is MSDEGKLFVGGLSFDTTEESLAEAFAKYGNIAKVDVIRDKETGRSRGFGFVKYDNAEDAKDALDGMNGKSVDGRTIRVDEAGKGGGRSGGGGGGFRGSRGGGGYGGGGGYGGGRGRGGRVYSRGGGGYGGGDRGYGERSYGGGGGDRSYGGGGGDRSYGSGGGYRSGGGGGYSSGGGGYRDNRGQGGYGDRSGGSYRDSYDSYADE, encoded by the exons ATGTCCGACGAAGGAAAACTTTTCGTCGGTGGCCTGAGCTTCGACACAACAGAAGAATCTCTGGCTGAAGCTTTCGCTAAGTATGGAAACATAGCAAAAG TTGATGTCATCAGGGACAAAGAAACGGGAAGATCTCGTGGATTCGGCTTCGTAAAGTACGATAATGCCGAGGATGCAAAGGATGCATTGGATGGCATGAACGGCAAG TCAGTTGACGGCAGAACAATTCGTGTGGACGAGGCAGGCAAGGGTGGTGGTCGTTCTGGAGGCGGAGGTGGTGGATTCAGAGGGTCCAGAGGCGGTGGTGGATATGGCGGTGGAGGTGGatatggaggggggagaggaagaggtgggcGAGTTTACTCGCGAG GTGGTGGAGGATATGGTGGTGGTGACAGGGGATATGGTGAGAGGAGCTATGGAGGTGGCGGCGGAGACCGGAGCTATGGAGGTGGCGGCGGAGACCGGAGCTATGGAAGTGGTGGTGGATACAGGAGCGGCGGTGGTGGAGGATACTCTTCCGGTGGCGGAGGATACAGGGACAATAG GGGCCAGGGAGGCTACGGGGATCGCTCTGGGGGATCCTACAGAGACAGCTACGACAGTTATG CTGACGAGTAA
- the LOC110530711 gene encoding cold-inducible RNA-binding protein B isoform X2 has translation MSDEGKLFVGGLSFDTTEESLAEAFAKYGNIAKVDVIRDKETGRSRGFGFVKYDNAEDAKDALDGMNGKSVDGRTIRVDEAGKGGGRSGGGGGGFRGSRGGGGYGGGGGYGGGRGRGGGGYGGGDRGYGERSYGGGGGDRSYGGGGGDRSYGSGGGYRSGGGGGYSSGGGGYRDNRGQGGYGDRSGGSYRDSYDSYADE, from the exons ATGTCCGACGAAGGAAAACTTTTCGTCGGTGGCCTGAGCTTCGACACAACAGAAGAATCTCTGGCTGAAGCTTTCGCTAAGTATGGAAACATAGCAAAAG TTGATGTCATCAGGGACAAAGAAACGGGAAGATCTCGTGGATTCGGCTTCGTAAAGTACGATAATGCCGAGGATGCAAAGGATGCATTGGATGGCATGAACGGCAAG TCAGTTGACGGCAGAACAATTCGTGTGGACGAGGCAGGCAAGGGTGGTGGTCGTTCTGGAGGCGGAGGTGGTGGATTCAGAGGGTCCAGAGGCGGTGGTGGATATGGCGGTGGAGGTGGatatggaggggggagaggaagag GTGGTGGAGGATATGGTGGTGGTGACAGGGGATATGGTGAGAGGAGCTATGGAGGTGGCGGCGGAGACCGGAGCTATGGAGGTGGCGGCGGAGACCGGAGCTATGGAAGTGGTGGTGGATACAGGAGCGGCGGTGGTGGAGGATACTCTTCCGGTGGCGGAGGATACAGGGACAATAG GGGCCAGGGAGGCTACGGGGATCGCTCTGGGGGATCCTACAGAGACAGCTACGACAGTTATG CTGACGAGTAA